Sequence from the Maribacter aquivivus genome:
CACCATTAACACCAACCCATATGATACCGGTGTGATCAATATATAAAGATTTAACTGCATTTTTGCTTAAGCTATTAGTAGGATTTTCAGGATCATATTTATAAAGCCCTACTAGCTCAGGTAATTTTGTTTCGGATAGGTTAGAAAATTCTATAAGACCATCATCGGTGCCTGCCCAAATATGATAGTTATTTATTGAAATGGTGTTAAAGTTGCCACTATAAATAAATTGTAATTGATTCTCTGTTTTATTTGAAGCGTATCGATATAAACCATTACTAGTAGCTAAAATTAAATTACCATAAGTATCTTCAATTATTGATTTCACTTGCGTGTTTGGTAAGTTAATTTGTTCGTTTACTTCTTGAAAATACATGTCTCCATTACTATCTCTAGATAATTTAGAAAGACCAGTTATACCGCCAATCCAAATTTGGTGCATACTGTCTTCGTAAAAGGTATTTACATTGTTACTATTTCTAGTAGGAGAATCACTATTTTGATATAAGTTATAATGTTCAAATTTTAATGAATCTGTTGGCTTTGAAAGATCTGCCATGTCAATGCCTTTGGTGGTGCCCACCCAGAGCCTGTTATCACTATCAATAAATACCAAGGTGATATAATCGCTTGATATAGAAAATTCATTGTTGGCATCACTTTTAAATTGCTTGAATTTTTCGGTTTTTTTGTTAAAATAATTTAAACCTCCGCCAGTTGTTCCAATCCACAGATTTCCTTTTTCATCATCAATTATTTTCCATATTAAGTTACTGCTGATACTATACTGATTTTTAGGATTTGGTTTAAAAAGTGTAAAGTTATACCCATCATATCTATTTAATCCATCATGGGTTCCAAACCACATGAACCCATTATCATCTTGAAAAATTGCATTTACATCACTTTGCGATAATCCATTTTCGGTATTCAAATGCTCAAATTTTAAAGAATTTTGAGCATAACTGGTATGCGCTAATCCAAAGAACAGCATTAAGATTAAATATAGCGAACTCATAGTTGAGCTCATTTTAAACAGGAGATTGGTCATACTAACAAATATATCAATTAAGCTAAGAAAATATATGATGGGTTTTTGGTGTACTACGTATGAGTAATATGGTTAATTTTTATAAGTAATTGATTATCAGTATTTTTTTGATTGTTGCTATGTGAATTTAAATCTATTATACATCATATGTTCTAGCTTTTAAATCATTTGCTATAATCCAAAATGGCTTTATGAACGAACTTTACGCACTATTAGTAGAAGATATATTCTAGTTTAATAAAATTTCAATCGTTACAAATACCTCATTAATGAAATATATAGTTTGTGAAAAACCAGGTGAATTTGTTTTAAAAGAAAAAGAAACACCTGTAAGAAAGAAAGATGAAGCCTTGTTGAGAATTAAAAAGGTAGGTATCTGTGGTACAGATTTACACGCCTATGGTGGTAATCAAGCATTTTTTACATACCCTAGAATATTAGGTCATGAGTTAGCTTCTGAGGTGGTTGAGATTGGAGAAAACGATAAAGGAATCAAAGCTGGCGATAAGGTGGTTGTAATGCCTTATATAAGCTGTGGAGAATGTGTTGCATGCAGAAACGGAAAAACAAATTGTTGTACGAATATTAGAGTTTTAGGTGTGCATACAGATGGTGGAATGCAAGAGTATATTACCGTACCAACAAATATCTTATTGCTTGCCAATAATTTGACCGATGATGAAATGGCTATTGTAGAACCATTGGCAATTGGTGCTCATGCCGTTAGAAGAGCCAATATTGTACCTGGCGAAACGGTTGCCGTAGTTGGTTGTGGTCCAATAGGAATAGGAATTATGAAATTAGCACAGATTGCAGGGGCAAAGGTGATTGCTTTGGATATGAATGAGGAACGTCTGCAATATGCAAAAGATAAAATTGGGGTAGATTATATTATTAATGTTGGTGAAGATCCAGTAAAACAAATTTCTGAAATTACGAACGGTGATTTATGTACTGCCGTATTTGATGCTTCTGGCCACAAGGGAGCACTAGAAACATGCCCTTCATACATGTCTCATGGTGGTAGATTTGTATTGGTGGGACTTTCAAAAGGGGAGCTTACCTATACACACCCGGCAATACATGCGAAAGAAATGACTTTAATGTGCAGTAGAAATGCTACTACTGAAGATTTTGAACATGTAATTAGCGTGTTAGATCAATTTCCAACAACGTCTTTTATAACCCATCAAGTTCCATTTACCGAAATGATAGAAAATTTTGATAGTTGGTTAAAACCAGAGACAGGGGTAATAAAGGCAACAGTTAATTTTAGTTGATCAAATGCAAAAAAGTTACGTTCAAATAGATTCAAAAGATAATATTATCGTTGCCATCACTAATTTAGAGAAGGGTACAGTTGTTACTATAGCAGGTAAAGATGTTACTTTAAAAGAGCATATAAAACAGAAACATAAATTTGCCCTTGTCGATTTTAAATCAGGGGATGAAGTATTTATGTATGGCGTTTTAATCGGTAAAGCAATGACCAATATAGCTGCTGGTTGTGCTATTACCATAGAAAATGTAAAACATGCTTCTGCAGAATTTAATGAAACTAAAACTGAATTTAATTGGCAGGCGCCAGATGTTTCAAAATTTGAGAATAGGACCTTTAATGGTTACCATAGAGATAATGGACAAGTAGGTACTGCCAATTATTGGTTGGTTATACCGCTTACATTTTGTGAAAACAGAAATTTAGATGTAATTGAAGCTGCACTATCAGAAAAATTGGGATACCAAACTTTAAAAGATTTTTCTGTAGATACAGATGCTTTAATTCAACAGTATAAACTTGGCAGTTCTAGAGATAAAATATTAAATACACCTATACTTACTACCCATGAAGAAATGACAAAGAATAGGGTGTTTCCAAATGTAGATGGGATTAAGTTTTTAAAGCACGATGGTGGTTGTGGTGGCATTAGGCAAGATTCTGAAACCTTATGCAAACTGTTAGCAGGCTACATCGCCAACCCAAATGTAGCTGGTGCAACCATACTGAGTTTAGGTTGCCAAAATGCACAGATTACAATGCTTCAAAATGCGTTGAAAGCGATTAATAGTGATAAGCCCGTACATTATTTAGAACAACAACAAAGTCTGAGTGAACGTCACTTTATTGAAGAGGCTGTGAAAGTAACTTTCTTAGGGTTAATCGATGCTAATGAAATCTTTAGAAAACCGGCACCACTTAGTAAGTTGGTTCTAGGTTTAGAATGTGGCGGGTCAGATGGTTTTTCAGGTATATCTGCTAATCCTGCGTTAGGGTATGCATCTGATTTATTGGTTGCCTTAGGGGCTAGTCCTGTATTATCAGAATTTCCAGAGTTGAACGGGGTAGAGCAAGAAATTATTAATAGATGTATTACAGATGAAGACTCTAAAAAGTTTTATGCCCTAATGCGGGCATATTCCGCTGCTGCAGTTGCAGTGGGCTCGGGTTTTGAAAATAACCCATCTCCTGGTAATATTAAGGATGGTCTCATAACAGATGCTATGAAATCTGCAGGTGCGGCTAAAAAAGGAGGTACTTCACCCATAGTAGAGGTTTTAGATTATACAGAACAGGTGACCAAACCAGGGTTGAATTTATTATGTACGCCTGGTAACGATGTAGAATCAACCACGGGTCTTGTTGGTTCGGGCTGCAATGTGGTTGTTTTTACCACTGGTTTAGGTACGCCAACAGGTAACCCTGTAGCTCCCGTTTTAAAAATGTCAAGCAATACAGCTTTATACGAGCGTATGAATGATATTATTGATATAAATGCCGGTACAGTTATCAGTGGAGAAGATTCTATAGAAACTATGGGCGAGAAAATATTGGAACATATTATTCAAGTAGCCAGTGGAACACTTGCTTCAAAAGCGGTGGCACACGGCAATAATGACTTTATTCCTTGGAAAAGAGGAGTATCCTTATAAAATTTTTCAATTTTAATATTAGTAGCGGAAGAATGACGATAGATCAAAAATCAACAGAACTAAAAATTTTAAACCGAAGAACGGCGAATAAACCAGTACATTACCCTTTACGTGTTATGCAATTTGGAGGGGGGAATTTTTTGCGGGCATTTTGCGATTGGATGTTCGATGTGCTGAATAAAACAACAGATTTTAATGGTAGTGTGGTTGTCATAAAACCAACCGAGAGAGGCGATTATACTGAACTTAAAAATCAAGAAGGGTTGTTCCATGTAGCATTAGATGGTATACGGAATGGTAAATTAGTTTCAGAGATTACGTTGGTAGAATCGGTTAGTAAAGTAATTCAGCCTTACACAGAATGGAATGATTACTTGGCCTTGGCTGAGCAACCTGAAATGAGATTTGTTGTTTCTAACACTACCGAAGCAGGTATTAAGTTCTCGTCTAGCGATAAGCAAACTGATTGCCCTCCTCACGAATTTCCAGGAAAGTTGACCTTATGGCTATATCACCGTTTTAATTATTTTAAAGGTGCAACTGATAAAGGTTGTATTGTGCTAC
This genomic interval carries:
- a CDS encoding zinc-binding alcohol dehydrogenase family protein: MKYIVCEKPGEFVLKEKETPVRKKDEALLRIKKVGICGTDLHAYGGNQAFFTYPRILGHELASEVVEIGENDKGIKAGDKVVVMPYISCGECVACRNGKTNCCTNIRVLGVHTDGGMQEYITVPTNILLLANNLTDDEMAIVEPLAIGAHAVRRANIVPGETVAVVGCGPIGIGIMKLAQIAGAKVIALDMNEERLQYAKDKIGVDYIINVGEDPVKQISEITNGDLCTAVFDASGHKGALETCPSYMSHGGRFVLVGLSKGELTYTHPAIHAKEMTLMCSRNATTEDFEHVISVLDQFPTTSFITHQVPFTEMIENFDSWLKPETGVIKATVNFS
- a CDS encoding UxaA family hydrolase, which produces MQKSYVQIDSKDNIIVAITNLEKGTVVTIAGKDVTLKEHIKQKHKFALVDFKSGDEVFMYGVLIGKAMTNIAAGCAITIENVKHASAEFNETKTEFNWQAPDVSKFENRTFNGYHRDNGQVGTANYWLVIPLTFCENRNLDVIEAALSEKLGYQTLKDFSVDTDALIQQYKLGSSRDKILNTPILTTHEEMTKNRVFPNVDGIKFLKHDGGCGGIRQDSETLCKLLAGYIANPNVAGATILSLGCQNAQITMLQNALKAINSDKPVHYLEQQQSLSERHFIEEAVKVTFLGLIDANEIFRKPAPLSKLVLGLECGGSDGFSGISANPALGYASDLLVALGASPVLSEFPELNGVEQEIINRCITDEDSKKFYALMRAYSAAAVAVGSGFENNPSPGNIKDGLITDAMKSAGAAKKGGTSPIVEVLDYTEQVTKPGLNLLCTPGNDVESTTGLVGSGCNVVVFTTGLGTPTGNPVAPVLKMSSNTALYERMNDIIDINAGTVISGEDSIETMGEKILEHIIQVASGTLASKAVAHGNNDFIPWKRGVSL